A portion of the Lolium rigidum isolate FL_2022 chromosome 1, APGP_CSIRO_Lrig_0.1, whole genome shotgun sequence genome contains these proteins:
- the LOC124686364 gene encoding nucleolar protein dao-5-like yields MARKKGRLPSPSPPPPTPPREESSSDEDDEEEPTPAAQKAPQNPKPLSTAGADADSSDGGEEESDDSETDADAFQFRQAARSPGKPLESDADEGDGSSSDSPEPVLTKPARKPGKKRQAAESIPSAVKAKKAKAEAAPLSGKAPSDPNSTSKGKKHKEKAVPDRSPSKPTGRRWTIEDEIKVLEALVSHTKANGTQPSAVELIAAVGDSLERKTCTKTEMYEKVRHLKQRHEKAASTGTLPDNDDDLRKFNLSEAVWGESAKEVAAAPVSQNDAATSMSKKGQTNKEKKGGTAKEATSTVNENVGTVTESNKELATKEKLDGATKGRLSKKAATTDTPVKSKKRGNHKEDLEGDAKTKETTNTATQNGSTSVRSKSGKSDKEEKDGDADSLGPKEATEVTQNDEENHEDKMDIDPNVKNMRREFDELQNLYPNLASYVESIQAQHPCGETLKRAFEFIADDKACALESKIKKQRVVEMKTEIRRADTKKEVTNIFIGLLD; encoded by the coding sequence ATGGCCCGCAAGAAGGGCCgcctgccgtcgccgtcgccgccaccgccgacgcctCCGAGGGAGGAGTCCAGCTCcgacgaagacgatgaggaggaacCCACCCCCGCAGCCCAAAAGGccccacaaaaccctaaaccccttTCCACCGCCGGGGCCGACGCCGATTCATCggatggaggcgaggaggagtcCGACGACTCGGAAACCGACGCCGATGCCTTCCAGTTCCGTCAGGCCGCCCGCTCCCCCGGCAAGCCCTTGGAATCTGACGCCGATGAGGGGGACGGCAGCTCCTCGGATAGCCCGGAGCCCGTCCTGACCAAGCCGGCAAGGAAGCCCGGGAAGAAGAGGCAGGCCGCTGAGTCCATTCCGTCTGCTGTCAAGGCGAAGAAAGCCAAGGCCGAGGCGGCTCCTCTGTCTGGCAAGGCGCCCTCTGACCCCAATTCCACCAGCAAGGGTAAGAAGCACAAGGAGAAGGCTGTGCCGGATCGCTCCCCGTCCAAGCCCACAGGAAGACGCTGGACAATTGAGGACGAGATCAAGGTCCTGGAAGCTCTTGTCAGCCACACCAAGGCTAATGGCACGCAGCCTAGTGCTGTTGAACTTATTGCTGCTGTTGGCGACAGCCTTGAAAGgaagacctgtaccaagacagaaATGTATGAGAAGGTGCGGCATCTCAAGCAGCGACATGAGAAAGCAGCGAGTACAGGCACCCTGCCAGATAATGATGATGACCTCCGTAAGTTCAACCTCTCGGAGGCAGTCTGGGGAGAAAGTGCAAAGGAGGTTGCTGCAGCCCCCGTGTCTCAAAATGATGCTGCTACCTCAATGAGCAAGAAGGGGCAGACTAACAAGGAGAAAAAGGGTGGTACAGCAAAGGAAGCCACCAGCACCGTGAATGAAAATGTTGGAACTGTCACTGAGAGTAATAAGGAGCTGGCCACCAAAGAGAAGCTAGATGGAGCTACCAAGGGCAGGTTATCAAAGAAGGCTGCCACTACTGATACTCCTGTTAAGAGTAAGAAACGGGGAAATCATAAGGAGGACTTAGAAGGCGATGCAAAAACAAAGGAGACCACCAATACTGCCACTCAAAACGGCAGCACGTCGGTTAGGAGCAAGAGTGGTAAGTCTGACAAAGAGGAAAAGGATGGAGATGCGGATAGCCTTGGACCAAAGGAGGCCACGGAGGTCACTCAAAATGATGAGGAGAATCATGAAGACAAAATGGATATAGATCCTAATGTGAAAAACATGCGAAGAGAGTTTGATGAGTTACAGAATTTGTACCCCAACCTTGCCTCTTATGTGGAGAGCATCCAGGCCCAGCATCCATGTGGGGAGACACTGAAAAGAGCATTTGAGTTCATTGCTGACGACAAGGCTTGTGCTTTGGAATCCAAGATCAagaaacaaagagtagttgagatGAAGACGGAGATTCGCCGAGCCGACACTAAGAAGGAGGTGACCAACATATTCATAGGATTGCTGGACTGA
- the LOC124682847 gene encoding probable WRKY transcription factor 17 has protein sequence MAVDLIGRGYPPRSLAAEEQHEQLAFQEAAAAGLRSLELLVSSLSPRADRATPLGEIADQAVSKFRRVISILDRTGHARFRRGPVGGAAAALTSPPISSPPPMPVRAPAPAPAPASSLQLAPQKSLTLDFTKPTKAPAAAAAAAPSVTSTSFFSSVTAGGEGSVSKGRSQLVSSGKPPLAAGTKRKQHQLQPPPCASGAHSDAAGGRCHCSKKRKHRVRYTVRVAAVSSRAADIPGDEYSWRKYGQKPIKGSPYPRGYYRCSTVKGCPARKHVERATDDPATLVVTYEADHCHDASPPAAAAN, from the coding sequence ATGGCCGTCGACTTGATAGGACGTGGCTACCCACCTCGCAGCCTCGCCGCCGAGGAACAGCACGAGCAGCTAGCTTTCCAGGAGGCCGCAGCCGCAGGTCTACGCAGCTTGGAGCTCCTCGTCTCCTCGCTCTCCCCGCGCGCCGACCGCGCAACGCCGCTCGGGGAGATCGCTGACCAGGCGGTGTCCAAGTTCCGCCGCGTCATCAGCATCCTCGACCGCACCGGCCACGCCCGCTTCCGCCGTGGACCTGTCGGAGGAGCTGCCGCCGCGTTGACTTCCCCTcctatctcttctcctcctccgaTGCCAGTCCGAGCACCggccccggcgccggcgccagcgAGCTCCCTGCAGTTGGCACCCCAGAAGAGCCTGACGCTGGACTTCACGAAGCCCACCAAGgcgccggcagcggcagcggccgcGGCGCCTTCGGTGACGTCGACGTCTTTCTTCTCGTCGGTGACTGCGGGAGGCGAAGGCAGCGTGTCCAAGGGCCGGAGCCAGCTTGTGTCCTCCGGCAAGCCGCCGCTCGCGGCAGGGACCAAGCGCAAGCAGCACCAGCTGCAGCCGCCGCCCTGCGCGAGCGGCGCGCACTCGGACGCCGCCGGTGGGCGGTGCCACTGCTCCAAGAAGCGCAAGCACCGGGTGAGGTACACGGTGCGCGTTGCGGCGGTCAGCTCGCGCGCGGCGGACATCCCCGGCGACGAGTACTCGTGGCGCAAGTACGGGCAGAAGCCCATCAAGGGGTCCCCTTACCCGCGCGGCTACTACAGGTGCAGCACCGTGAAGGGCTGCCCGGCGCGGAAGCACGTGGAGCGCGCCACCGACGACCCGGCCACGCTCGTCGTCACCTACGAGGCCGACCACTGCCACgacgcctcgccgccggccgccgcggccaACTAG